The proteins below are encoded in one region of Odocoileus virginianus isolate 20LAN1187 ecotype Illinois chromosome 34, Ovbor_1.2, whole genome shotgun sequence:
- the LOC110131605 gene encoding trace amine-associated receptor 4, with translation MNSLDIWNPSEVQFCFALVNNSCPRNMRSGLSAYAMYVVMISAIVMTMLGNLVVIISIAHFKQLHSPTNFLILSMATTDFLLSCVVMPFSMIRSVESCWYFGDLFCKVHSCCDIMLCTTSIFHLCFISVDRYYAVCDPLHYVTKITVSLVGVFLLIGWSIPIFFAFGLVFSELNIIGAEDFVAAIDCTGLCVLIFNKLWGVLASFIAFFLPGTVMVGIYIHIFTVARKHAKQIGTGSMMKHIGSESKMKASTKTESKATKTLSIVMGVFVLCWLPFFVLTITDPFINFTTPEDLYNVFLWLGYFNSAFNPIIYGMFYPWFRKALRTIVSGTIFLPDSSSLNIFPACA, from the coding sequence ATGAATTCACTGGACATTTGGAACCCTTCAGAAGTACAATTCTGCTTTGCTCTGGTGAACAATTCATGCCCTAGAAACATGAGGTCTGGGCTGAGTGCCTATGCCATGTATGTGGTCATGATCAGTGCCATAGTAATGACCATGCTGGGCAACCTGGTTGTGATCATTTCCATTGCCCACTTCAAGCAGCTCCACTCCCCCACCAACTTCCTGATCCTCTCCATGGCCACCACTGACTTCTTGCTGAGCTGTGTGGTCATGCCCTTCAGTATGATCCGGTCCGTTGAGTCCTGCTGGTACTTTGGAGATCTCTTTTGCAAAGTCCACAGCTGCTGTGACATTATGCTCTGTACCACCTCCATCTTCCACCTCTGCTTCATCTCAGTGGACCGCTACTATGCTGTATGTGACCCTTTACATTATGTCACCAAAATTACCGTCTCTCTCGTAGGAGTCTTTCTACTCATCGGTTGGTCCATTCCCATCTTTTTTGCTTTCGGCCTGGTATTCTCAGAATTAAACATAATTGGTGCAGAAGACTTTGTGGCAGCCATTGACTGTACAGGTTTATGCGTGCTGATATTTAATAAGCTCTGGGGGGTGCTGGCCTCCTTTATAGCCTTCTTTCTCCCTGGGACGGTAATGGTGGGaatttacatacatattttcaCAGTAGCCAGGAAGCACGCTAAGCAAATTGGCACAGGTTCTATGATGAAACACATTGGGTCAGAAAGCAAAATGAAGGCATCAACCAAAACAGAAAGCAAGGCCACCAAGACTTTGAGCATCGTCATGGGAGTATTTGTGTTGTGTTGGCTGCCCTTTTTTGTCTTGACAATCACAGACCCTTTCATTAATTTTACAACGCCTGAAGATCTGTACAACGTCTTTCTCTGGTTGGGCTATTTTAATTCCGCTTTCAATCCCATTATATATGGTATGTTTT
- the LOC110131624 gene encoding trace amine-associated receptor 3 — protein sequence MDLTHIPEDLSSCPKFGNKSCPPTNRHFHIRVIMYSIMIGAMFITIFGNLVIIISISHFKQLHSPTNFLILSMATTDFLLGLVVMPYSMVRSVESCWYFGDGFCKFHTSFDMMLSLASIFHLCSIAIDRFYAVCYPLHYTTTMTISMTKWLLAFCWSAPALFSFGLVLSKANVSGMQNYEILVACFNFCALAFNKFWGTILFTTCFFTPGSIMVGIYGKIFIVSKRHARIIDNMPENTKGDVRKNLSKKKDRKAAKTLGIVMGVFLACWLPCFLAVLIDPYLGYSTPMIVLDLLVWLGYFNSTCNPLIHGFFYPWFRKALKYIVSGKIFSSHSESANLFPEAH from the coding sequence ATGGATCTAACTCACATTCCTGAAGATTTATCCAGTTGTCCAAAATTTGGAAATAAGTCCTGTCCTCCCACCAACCGCCATTTTCATATTCGAGTAATAATGTATTCAATTATGATCGGAGCCATGTTCATCACTATCTTTGGAAACTTGGTCATAATCATTTCCATATCACATTTCAAGCAGCTTCACTCTCCCACAAACTTTCTGATTCTCTCCATGGCAACCACAGACTTTCTGCTGGGTTTGGTCGTTATGCCGTATAGCATGGTGCGATCAGTAGAGAGCTGCTGGTATTTTGGGGATGGCTTTTGTAAATTCCACACAAGCTTTGACATGATGCTAAGTCTGGCCTCCATTTTCCACCTCTGCTCCATTGCTATTGACAGATTTTATGCTGTGTGTTACCCTCTACACTACACAACCACAATGACCATCTCCATGACAAAGTGGCTGCTGGCTTTTTGCTGGTCAGCccctgctcttttttcttttggtttagtTCTATCCAAGGCCAATGTTTCTGGTATGCAGAACTATGAGATTCTCGTTGCTTGCTTCAATTTCTGTGCACTTGCTTTCAACAAATTTTGGGGGACGATATTATTCACTACATGTTTTTTTACTCCTGGCTCCATTATGGTTGGTATTTATGGCAAAATCTTTATTGTTTCCAAACGACATGCTAGAATTATAGACAACATGCCTGAAAACACAAAGGGGGACGTGAGAAAAAACTTATCCAAGAAAAAGGATCGCAAAGCAGCCAAGACCCTGGGCATAGTAATGGGAGTGTTTCTAGCTTGCTGGCTGCcttgttttcttgctgttttgattGACCCATATTTAGGCTACTCCACTCCCATGATAGTACTTGATCTTTTAGTGTGGCTTGGGTACTTCAATTCCACTTGCAATCCTCTCATTCATGGCTTCTTTTATCCATGGTTTCGGAAAGCTCTTAAATACATAGTGTCAGGAAAAATATTTAGCTCCCATTCAGAAAGTGCGAATCTGTTTCCTGAAGCACATTAA
- the LOC110131621 gene encoding trace amine-associated receptor 2 encodes MYSFMAGAIFITVFGNLAMILSISYFKQLHTPTNFLILSMAVTDFLLGFTIMPYSMIRSVENCWYFGLTFCKIHYSFDLMLSITSIFHLCSVAIDRFYAICYPLQYSTKMTIPVIKQLLVLCWSVPGTFAFGVVFSEAYADGIEGYDILVACSSSCPVMFNKLWGTTLFMAGFFTPGSVMVGIYGKIFAVSRKHARAINNLPENQNNQMRKDKKAAKTLGIVMGVFLLCWFPCFFTILLDPFLNFSTPIVLFDALTWFGYFNSTCNPLIYGFFYPWFRRALKYIFLGKIFSSHFHNANLFTEKETD; translated from the coding sequence ATGTATTCCTTTATGGCTGGAGCCATATTCATCACAGTGTTTGGCAATCTTGCCATGATCctttccatttcctacttcaagcaGCTTCACACACCAACCAACTTCCTCATCCTCTCCATGGCGGTCACTGATTTCCTGCTGGGATTCACCATCATGCCATACAGTATGataagatcagtggagaactgcTGGTATTTTGGGCTGACGTTTTGCAAGATTCATTATAGCTTTGATCTGATGCTCAGCATAACATCCATTTTCCATCTTTGCTCAGTGGCCATTGATAGATTTTATGCTATCTGTTACCCTTTACAGTATTCAACCAAAATGACGATTCCAGTCATTAAACAGTTGCTGGTTCTCTGCTGGTCAGTCCCCGGGACATTTGCCTTCGGAGTGGTCTTCTCTGAGGCCTACGCGGATGGAATAGAAGGCTATGATATCCTGGTTGCTTGCTCTAGCTCCTGTCCAGTGATGTTCAACAAGCTATGGGGGACCACCTTGTTTATGGCAGGTTTCTTCACTCCTGGGTCTGTGATGGTCGGGATTTACGGCAAAATTTTTGCAGTATCCAGAAAGCATGCTCGTGCGATAAATAACTTACcagaaaatcaaaataatcaaatgaGGAAAGACAAGAAAGCAGCCAAGACTTTAGGGATAGTGATGGGTGTTTTTTTATTATGTTGGTTTCCCTgttttttcacaattttattgGATCCCTTTCTGAACTTCTCTACTCCTATAGTTTTGTTTGATGCTTTGACATGGTTTGGCTATTTTAACTCCACATGTAATCCCTTAATATATGGTTTCTTCTATCCCTGGTTTCGCAGAGCCCTGAAGTACATTTTCCTGGGTAAAATTTTCAGCTCACATTTTCATAATGCTAATttgtttacagaaaaagaaactgattaG
- the LOC139032973 gene encoding ferritin light chain, whose amino-acid sequence MSSQIRQNYSTEVEAAVNRLVNMQLRASYTYLSLGFYFDRDDVALEGVGHFFRELAKEKREGAERLLKLQNQRGGRALFLDVQKPSQDEWGKTQDAMEAALLVEKNLNQALLDLHGLASARGDPHICDFLENHFLDEEVKLIKKMGDHLTNLRRLAGPQAGLGEYLFERLTLKHD is encoded by the coding sequence ATGAGCTCCCAGATTCGTCAGAATTATTCTACCGAGGTGGAGGCCGCCGTCAACCGCCTGGTTAACATGCAACTGCGGGCCTCCTACACCTACCTCTCTCTGGGCTTCTACTTCGACCGCGACGATGTGGCTCTGGAGGGTGTGGGTCACTTTTTTCGCGAATTGGCCAAGGAGAAGCGCGAGGGCGCGGAGCGTCTCTTGAAACTGCAAAACCAGCGTGGCGGCCGCGCCCTCTTCCTGGACGTTCAGAAGCCATCTCAAGATGAGTGGGGTAAAACCCAGGACGCTATGGAAGCCGCCCTTCTCGTAGAGAAGAACCTGAATCAAGCCCTGTTGGATCTGCATGGCCTGGCTTCTGCCCGCGGAGACCCCCACATCTGTGATTTCCTGGAGAACCACTTCCTAGATGAGGAAGTGAAACTCATCAAGAAGATGGGTGACCACCTGACCAACCTCCGCAGGctggctggtccccaggctgggtTGGGCGAGTATCTCTTCGAGAGGCTCACCCTCAAGCACGACTAG
- the TAAR1 gene encoding trace amine-associated receptor 1, which translates to MMSFCHNKINISCVKSSWSNGIQASLYSLMVLIILTTVVGNLLVIISISHFKQLHTLNNWLIQSMATVDFLLGCFVMPYSMVRSVEHRWSFGEVFCKIHTSIDIMLSSASIFHLSFISIDRYYAVCDPLRYKTKINILVISLMIFISWSIPALFAFGMIFLELNFKGAEEMYYKHSHCIASCSVFFSKTSGVLAFMTSFYIPGSIMLCIYCRIYFIAKGQARSIHDAKQKVQIGLKERNGIPRSRERKAAKTLGIVMGVFLTCWCPFFVCMVMDPFLDYTIPPTLNDALIWFGYLNSTFNPVVYAFFYPWFRRALKMILVGKIFQKDSSRSKLFSE; encoded by the coding sequence ATGATGTCCTTTTGccacaataaaattaatatttcctgTGTGAAAAGCAGCTGGTCCAATGGCATCCAGGCTTCCTTGTACAGTTTAATGGTGCTCATAATTCTGACCACAGTGGTTGGCAATCTGCTAGTTATTATTTCCATATCACACTTCAAGCAACTGCATACCCTAAATAATTGGCTCATCCAGTCCATGGCTACTGTGGACTTTCTTCTGGGGTGCTTCGTCATGCCTTATAGCATGGTGAGATCTGTTGAGCACCGCTGGTCTTTTGGAGAAGTCTTCTGTAAAATTCACACCAGCATTGACATTATGCTGAGTTCAGCATCCATTTTTCACTTGTCCTTCATTTCCATTGATCGCTATTATGCTGTGTGTGACCCACTGAGATACAAAACCAAGATCAACATCTTGGTTATTTCTCTGATGATCTTCATTAGTTGGAGTATTCCTGCTCTTTTTGCATTTGGGATGATCTTTCTGGAGCTAAACTTCAAAGGAGCCGAAGAGATGTATTACAAACACAGCCACTGCATAGCGAGTTGCTCTGTCTTCTTCAGCAAAACATCTGGGGTTCTGGCCTTTATGACTTCTTTCTATATACCTGGTTCTATTATGCTGTGCATCTATTGTAGAATATATTTCATAGCAAAAGGCCAGGCAAGATCAATTCACGATGCAAAGCAGAAGGTTCAAATAGGGttgaaagagagaaatggaattccacgaagcagagaaaggaaagctgCGAAGACTTTAGGGATTGTGATGGGAGTTTTCCTAACATGCTGGTGTCCTTTCTTTGTCTGCATGGTCATGGACCCTTTCCTGGACTATACTATCCCACCCACTTTGAACGATGCATTGATTTGGTTTGGCTATTTGAATTCTACTTTTAATCCAGTGGTTTACGCATTTTTCTATCCCTGGTTCAGAAGAGCACTAAAGATGATTTTAGTTGgtaaaattttccaaaaagatTCATCTAGGagtaaattattttcagaataa